A window from Triticum aestivum cultivar Chinese Spring chromosome 6D, IWGSC CS RefSeq v2.1, whole genome shotgun sequence encodes these proteins:
- the LOC123142018 gene encoding agamous-like MADS-box protein AGL80, translating to MARKKIALQYIKNKSSRRRTLDTRMKNLASKARELSILCNAKACVLVYDEGNAAPKVYPSHAEAADLLNRYRTMAEGRFKKTVNQEDFLSQRLSKLQVEENKVRDPEIRILLHKAMLGSDLPDLKVDELTIVSSRLEEILKSMGESIAKISGQPPVLQPQVPYIPDNVDMGGSSAMYQASQPAPYVTNNMDMGPFAMNQQPSPTPYVTGSMHVGSPMMYQVPPQHEGWLDKVRSGRDLDALAHNGYNSAGHDGANTSTGAGYSTNGHDGAGTSANAGSSGGMKSLDVGFGWQSGGVDPEESSWSLFPPM from the coding sequence ATGGCTCGCAAGAAGATTGCCCTCCAGTACATCAAGAATAAGTCGAGCCGGCGCCGTACCTTGGATACGCGCATGAAGAACCTGGCAAGTAAGGCACGCGAGCTTTCTATTCTATGCAACGCCAAGGCCTGCGTGTTGGTGTACGATGAGGGAAATGCGGCGCCAAAGGTGTACCCATCGCACGCCGAGGCGGCGGATCTCCTGAATAGGTACAGAACCATGGCAGAGGGGCGGTTCAAGAAGACGGTGAACCAGGAAGACTTCCTCAGCCAGCGCCTCAGCAAGCTCCAGGTCGAGGAAAACAAGGTACGAGACCCCGAGATCAGGATCCTGCTACACAAGGCCATGCTCGGCAGCGACCTCCCCGAtctcaaagtcgatgagctcaccATCGTCAGTAGTAGACTGGAGGAGATCCTCAAGAGCATGGGCGAAAGCATCGCTAAAATTAGCGGACAACCCCCTGTCTTGCAGCCCCAGGTACCATACATCCCTGACAACGTGGACATGGGCGGGTCTTCGGCAATGTATCAAGCGTCCCAGCCAGCTCCGTACGTCACCAACAACATGGACATGGGGCCTTTCGCCATGAATCAGCAGCCGTCGCCCACTCCATACGTCACTGGCAGCATGCACGTGGGGTCTCCAATGATGTATCAGGTGCCGCCACAGCATGAGGGTTGGCTCGACAAGGTGAGATCTGGAAGGGACCTCGACGCCCTGGCCCACAATGGCTATAACAGCGCTGGGCATGACGGCGCCAACACCAGCACCGGCGCCGGCTATAGCACCAATGGGCACGACGGCGCCGGTACCAGCGCCAACGCCGGCTCTTCCGGTGGGATGAAGTCCTTGGATGTGGGGTTTGGTTGGCAATCGGGCGGCGTCGATCCTGAAGAATCATCTTGGAGTCTTTTCCCTCCCATGTAA